A stretch of DNA from Roseovarius faecimaris:
CAATGCGTCGCCTCTGCACTTGCACCGAGGCGCAGCCGAGACACAAAGCATGCCCGCAGGGCATTCCTTTGGATCAGGCCGCGACCGCCTTGCGCACCATGTCCCAGTAAAGCGTCTCGACATCCTCAAGGCTGAGCCGTCCCGCCTCCCGGAACCAGGTGTTCACCCCTGTCAGCATGGCAATCACCGCCAGCGTGGTGATCTTGGGATCCGCAACATCGAACACCCCTTCGGCGACCCCCTGACGCAGAATATCCTCAAGCTGCGTCTCATAGGTGTGGCGGAGACCTTCGATGACAGCAAAGTTGTCATCGTTCAGATTGCGCAGTTCCATATAGGCGATGAACACGGCCTCGGGTCTGGCCGCGTGAAAGCGGATATGAAAGCGGGTGAAGGCCTCAAGTGCCGCAAGCGCGCCACCGGGCGCAGGCGCCGCCGCCCGCGCCGACAGAAGCTG
This window harbors:
- a CDS encoding TetR/AcrR family transcriptional regulator translates to MARTQGSHSDITGPRVRDAALRLFARHGYAAVSMRQIAGEVGVQAGALYNYTPDKQTLLFDLMKEHMDQLLSARAAAPAPGGALAALEAFTRFHIRFHAARPEAVFIAYMELRNLNDDNFAVIEGLRHTYETQLEDILRQGVAEGVFDVADPKITTLAVIAMLTGVNTWFREAGRLSLEDVETLYWDMVRKAVAA